CTGATTGGCCAGGTAGAACCGGCGTTCCGTCTCCACCACGTAGGAGAACTGGCGGACAATGTCGCGGTACTCCCGGTAGAGCTGCAGCTCCATCTCGGTCTCGTACTTCTCGAGATCTTCCGCGCTCATCGCACTCCGCCTTCCATGACCACATCTTCCCCCACCGGCGCCGGAGGCCGAAGCTGCTCGCCCAACGCCACGCCGACGGTACTCCCTGACGCCCAGGAGCGCTCCATCGGCTCATCCGGGCCCGGGTGGACGGGCCGACGGGCGCGCGGCGGCCGGCCGTCACGGCCGGAGACCGCGGCGACGTTGACGTACGAGAACCGGTGCTCCCGGCACGGCCCGTGCTCCCGCAGCGCCGCGGAGTGCTCCGGGGTGATGTAGCCCTTGTGCTCGGCGAAGCCGTACGCCGGAAACACCCCGTCCAACTCCACCATGATCCGGTCCCTGGTGACCTTGGCGAGCACGCTGGCGGCCGCCACGCAGGCTGCCACCCGGTCGCCCTTCCACACCGCCAGCCCCGGCACACCCAGGCCGTCCACGCCGAAGCCGTCGGTCAGCACGTACTCCGGCCGGGTGGTGAGCGAGGCGAGCGCCCGGCGCATCGCGGACAGGTT
Above is a window of Micromonospora coriariae DNA encoding:
- a CDS encoding ribonuclease HII; translated protein: MLTPPRTVVRREAGLYALERALQRRGFRQVAGADEAGRGACAGPLVAAAAVLPEGRRGEIDGLADSKLLTPANRERVYAEVVDRALAYAVVVIPAEEVDARGLHVCNLSAMRRALASLTTRPEYVLTDGFGVDGLGVPGLAVWKGDRVAACVAAASVLAKVTRDRIMVELDGVFPAYGFAEHKGYITPEHSAALREHGPCREHRFSYVNVAAVSGRDGRPPRARRPVHPGPDEPMERSWASGSTVGVALGEQLRPPAPVGEDVVMEGGVR